One Aneurinibacillus migulanus genomic window, GGCGGACAAATAGGAATGAATGTTTGCTATAATGACAAAGAAATGTTTGCATGGGAAAGGAGTTATCCGCCTTGTTTATAAATAGGGAAGACGCGCTACAAGGATTGAATCCACAGCAGAAGGAAGCCGTGCTGGCGACGGACGGGCCGCTTTTGCTCCTGGCTGGAGCAGGCAGCGGAAAGACGCGGGTGCTAACACAGCGCATCGCGTATTTGTTGAGCGAAAAAAAAGTGGCACCGTGGAGCATTCTAGCGATTACTTTTACGAATAAAGCTGCTCGTGAGATGAAAGACCGGGTTTCAGCGATTGTGGGACCAGACGCCGAAGATATTTGGATTTCGACATTTCACTCTATGTGTGTGCACACGTTACGGCGTGACATTGACCATATTGGATATAACCGCAACTTTACGATTCTGGATTCAAGCGATCAACTCTCGGTCGTTAAGCAGTGCCTGAAAGAATTAAATATCGATCCGAAGAAATTTGATCCGCGAGCTGTGCTTGGATTCATCAGTACCGCAAAAAATGAATTGAAAACGCCAGAGCAGTATGGCGATATGGCCATGGGACCGATCGAACAGGTGTCTCAGCGGGTATATACCTTATATCAGAAGAAGCTTAAGAGTAACAATTCGCTTGATTTCGATGATTTGATCATGAAAACCATTCAATTGTTCGAAGAAGTGCCGGAGGTATTAGAATTCTATCAGAAGAAATTCCGCTACGTACATGTCGACGAGTACCAGGATACGAACCGGGCTCAATACATGCTGGTAAAGATGCTGGCAGCAGGCCATAAAAATATTTGCGTGGTCGGAGACTCCGATCAATCCATCTACCGTTGGCGTGGAGCTGACATTACCAACATTCTGAACTTCGAGAAAGACTATCCGAACGCACGCACGATTTTGCTGGAGCAGAATTACCGTTCCACAAAAAAAATTCTCGAAGCAGCTAACAAAGTAATCAGCAATAATTTTGGCCGCAAGCCGAAAAATCTGTGGACAGAAAACGATGATGGAGCTGTTATCCGTTATTATACGGCAGATAGCGAACACTCTGAGGCATATTATATCGTCGACCAAATCCAGAAAGCCGTGGATCGTGGGCGCGCATATCGTGATGTTGCGATTCTGTACCGAACAAATGCGCAGTCCCGTGTAATAGAGGAAGTTTTTGTGAAATCAGGCATTCCGTACAATATTGTCGGCGGCACGAAGTTCTACGATCGCAAAGAAATTAAAGATATGCTGGCTTATTTACGTCTTATCTCTAATCCGGATGATGATTTGAGCCTAACCCGGATCATCAATGTACCGAAGCGAGGCATTGGTGCGGGAACAGTGGAGAAAATCGCGACCTATGCGGCCCAGCAGGGTATCTCTATGTACAAGGCGATTCAGGAAGTGGATCAGATAGGACTGAGCGCCCGTTTCACTGATTCGGTTGTGAAGTTCGCCCGTTTGATTACTGAACTGGAAAGTATGCAGGAGTACCTTAGCGTGACAGAACTGGCGGAAGAGGTACTAAAGCGTACCGAATACCGGGAAGAATTAAGAAGGGAAGGTACGCTTGAAGCGCGCAGCCGCGTTGAGAATATTGAAGAGTTTCTTTCTGTTACGATGGAATTTGAACGTACTAATGAGGATAAGACGCTTGTGGCGTTCTTGACTGATCTTGCACTGGTAGCTGATATTGATAAGCTTGATGAAACGGAAGAAGACAAAGGCAATGCAGTTGTCATGATGACGCTACATAGCGCAAAGGGCCTCGAATTTCCGATGGTCTTCCTGGCGGGAATGGAAGAAGGCATATTCCCGCATTCTCGCGCGCTTTTCGAAGAAGTAGAGATGGAAGAGGAACGCCGTCTCGCGTATGTAGGCATCACGCGAGCCGAACAAGAGCTGTTTTTGACCCGAGCGTTGATGCGGACATTGTACGGCCAGACAAAAATGAATGCGCCGTCCCGCTTTATCGAGGAGATTCCTGAACATCTCATTCAAGCGGAAGGTACAGTGCAAGAAAGGCTGGCAGCCCGTACCGGGCGTATGGACAGTCAGATGGCACAGCCGCAGCAGCGTAGCGGGGTAGTATCAATGCGCTCGCAACAGCCGAAAGGCAGTACATCGAAAGCCTCAGGCGGACAAGGCGCAGAGGCAATGGATTGGAAGGCCGGTGACAAGGTTGCACACGGCAAGTGGGGTACCGGTACAGTCGTATCGATTAAGGGAAGCGGACAGGATTTGGAGCTGACGATCGCATTTCCGAACCCGACCGGATTGAAGAAACTATTGGCCAAGTTTGCGCCGATTGAAAAAGCATAGAAAAAACGTTCATTTTCTGACTATCTAAAGGTAAGCGAGGGACACAGGATGGATCGAAACGAGGCTATTCAGCGGGTGGAGGAACTGCGTCACATAATCGAGCAGCATAACTATTTATATTATGTGAAAGATGACCCGCAAATTTCCGATCATGAATGGGATCGGCTCATGCAGGAGCTGATTCGTCTTGAAGGGGATTTCCCTGAGCTGCTCACGCCGGATTCCCCGACCCAACGTGTGGGAGGGCCACCTTTAGAGTTTTTCGAGAAGGTGGAGCATACCACGCCGATGCTCAGTCTGGGGAACGCGTTCGATGAGCAGGATTTACGTGACTTTGACCGCCGGGTTCGGCAAGGGCTTGGAGTTGACGATGCGATTCGCTATATGTGCGAATTGAAAATCGATGGATTAGCTGTCTCGCTACGTTATGAAGGCGGAATGTTCGTGCGCGGTGCAACTCGGGGCGATGGCCGTACAGGAGAAGACATTACGCAAAATCTGCGTACCATACGCTCGCTTCCGGTTAAGTTGAAGCAGCCGCTTACAATCGATATACGTGGAGAGGCCTTTATGCCACGCCGGGCGTTCGAACGGTTGAACAGGGAACGTACAGAGCGTGAAGAGCCGCTATTTGCCAATCCGCGCAATGCAGCGGCTGGATCGCTGCGTCAGCTCGATCCGAAAATCGCTGCGTCCCGTTCACTTGACATCTTTCTGTATTCTATGGTTGGTGAAGATGTACTGCCTGTCGATACGCACAGCGGGGCACTTAGCATGCTGGATGAGCTCGGTTTCAAGGTGAATCCTGAACGCCGTATATGCGACGGGATCGATGAAGTTATCTCCTTTATTGAAGGCTGGCAGGAGCGGCGTAGTGAGCTGGCTTATGATATTGACGGTATTGTAGTGAAAGTGGATCGCCTTGCATATCAGGAAGAACTCGGCTTTACCGCGAAGACTCCACGTTGGGCGATTGCTTACAAGTTCCCGGCAGAAGAAGCGGTGACGGTGCTGCGCGATATTGAAGTTACGGTCGGTCGCACTGGTGCGGTTACACCGACGGCCATCCTTGACCCGGTAAGCCTGGCTGGTACGACAGTTCAACGGGCATCACTGCATAATGAAGATATTATCCGGGAGAAGGGCATCATGATTGGAGACCATGTCGTGGTGAAGAAAGCGGGCGACATTATCCCGGAAGTCGTAGCGGTCAAGACGGATATGCGGACCGGAGATGAGCAGCCTTATCATATGCCAACCCATTGCCCGGCTTGCGCAAGTGAACTTGTTCGTCTGGATGAGGAAGTAGCATTGCGCTGTATTAATCCACAATGTTCTGCGCAAATCCGTGAAGGGATTATTCATTTTGTCTCTCGTAATGCTATGAACATCGACGGTGTAGGAGAAAAAGTTGTTATCCAGCTGTATGAGCATGAGCTGATTCGCAGTGTAGCTGATCTTTATTATTTGAATCGGGAAGTACTGCTTGAATTAGACCGCATGGGAGAGAAATCGGTCGACAATATGTTGAAGGCCATCGAGACGAGTAAGAACAATTCGTTAGAGCGACTGTTGTTCGGACTCGGTATTCGTTTTGTTGGTGAGAAAGCGGCGCGCCTATTGGCACAGCAATTCGGAACGATGGAGAAGCTACAGCAGGCTACAGAAGAAGAGATTATCTCCATCCATGAAATTGGAGTAAAAATTGCGGAAAGTGTCGTGAAATATTTCGAAAAGCCGGAAGTGACAGAGACGATAAATCGACTGCGCGAGGCTGGAGTGAATATGGAATATAAGGGTCTGCGTCCGGAAGAAGTTGAGACAGATTCGCCGTTTTCTGGCAAAACGGTTGTATTGACCGGGACGCTAGAGCAAGTGACCCGTAAGGAAGCGCAACAATTAATAGAGGTGCGCGGAGGTAAAGTGTCAGGCAGTGTTAGCAAGAAGACGGATTTGGTCGTTGCCGGTGAAGCGGCTGGATCAAAGCTGGCGAAAGCGAATGAGCTTGGTATTCAGGTAATTGATGAAGCGACGTTCTTAGAATGGGTGAATGATTAAAAGAAGGAACTCTACCTGATTTTCAGGTAGAGTTTTATTCATTATTGAATCGAAAAATAATTCAATAATGAATAAAACTCTCTATTTCTCCTTGTTTATTCCGGTTATTGCTGTGTTTCTGGTAGATTACTATATCCTGAAGAAAAGTAGATACTATGCCGAAGAAATCATTTCAGGAGAACGTAAAGTGTACTGGTATCAGGGAGGTGTAAATCTTTTTGCATATATTGCATACCTGGGTGGCGCTTTGTTTGCGTACTATTTCACTTATGTACAGCCGTTAGTTGAGAATAAGCAGGGCAATGTAATAGCTAAACAGGTAGAATACAAGGATACGGGGGAAGCGAAATGAAAATTAAAGTAGCCGCTGTTCAGTTCGAAGCCGGGGTGGGATTAAAGCAAGAAAATAGGCTACAGATGAAACAGTGGATAAATACGATCATGGCAGAGCATCCAGATTGCTCGATTATTGTCTTTCCTGAACTCGTGGTAAGCGGCTACGACTGCGGATGCCATATGGCAGCACTAGCTGAGGAGGTAGAGGGAGAGTCCTATCGGTTTTTCTCAGAGGAAGCCAGACGGTATGGTGTGCATATCGCTTATGGAAACATAGAGAGGAGTGGACAGGAGGATAGACCGTACAATACGGTATGGCTTATTGGCTCGGATGGCTCACTCCTGCATACGTATCGCAAAATCCATCTGACAAGCCTGGAAGAAGCATACTTTACTCCGGGAGAAGCCTTACCGCAATCCTTATGCCAGATTCAGCATGGCCTGTGCGTTGGATAACACGATGCCACTAGTTACGTGCAATCTTGTTGGATCAAATGGTACACTCAATTTTTTTGGCGCAAGCCGGATATATGACGCAATCGGGGAAGAGCTAGTACAAGCGGAAGAAGAAGGATACATCTACGCTGAAATTGATACATCTGAGTACAGAGTGTTATCGTCAGGAGTTCTATACCATGCTTCGCGAACGTCGCCCACATCTTTATGGTCCGGCTGCTGTTTACCATAGTAAAGGAACGTCTTACTAACTCATCGTAGAACATGGCGGATAACAAACAGGGCGAGAAATATTCCCGCCCTGTTTGTTGTGTATTTTTTATTATAATGCATTCTGCTTTTGTTCAGGAGTTTCGTACACTTGCTCCATCTTCTTCTCTGCTTCAGATAAGTTTTTTGACGGGTCGAA contains:
- the pcrA gene encoding DNA helicase PcrA, with amino-acid sequence MFINREDALQGLNPQQKEAVLATDGPLLLLAGAGSGKTRVLTQRIAYLLSEKKVAPWSILAITFTNKAAREMKDRVSAIVGPDAEDIWISTFHSMCVHTLRRDIDHIGYNRNFTILDSSDQLSVVKQCLKELNIDPKKFDPRAVLGFISTAKNELKTPEQYGDMAMGPIEQVSQRVYTLYQKKLKSNNSLDFDDLIMKTIQLFEEVPEVLEFYQKKFRYVHVDEYQDTNRAQYMLVKMLAAGHKNICVVGDSDQSIYRWRGADITNILNFEKDYPNARTILLEQNYRSTKKILEAANKVISNNFGRKPKNLWTENDDGAVIRYYTADSEHSEAYYIVDQIQKAVDRGRAYRDVAILYRTNAQSRVIEEVFVKSGIPYNIVGGTKFYDRKEIKDMLAYLRLISNPDDDLSLTRIINVPKRGIGAGTVEKIATYAAQQGISMYKAIQEVDQIGLSARFTDSVVKFARLITELESMQEYLSVTELAEEVLKRTEYREELRREGTLEARSRVENIEEFLSVTMEFERTNEDKTLVAFLTDLALVADIDKLDETEEDKGNAVVMMTLHSAKGLEFPMVFLAGMEEGIFPHSRALFEEVEMEEERRLAYVGITRAEQELFLTRALMRTLYGQTKMNAPSRFIEEIPEHLIQAEGTVQERLAARTGRMDSQMAQPQQRSGVVSMRSQQPKGSTSKASGGQGAEAMDWKAGDKVAHGKWGTGTVVSIKGSGQDLELTIAFPNPTGLKKLLAKFAPIEKA
- the ligA gene encoding NAD-dependent DNA ligase LigA, yielding MDRNEAIQRVEELRHIIEQHNYLYYVKDDPQISDHEWDRLMQELIRLEGDFPELLTPDSPTQRVGGPPLEFFEKVEHTTPMLSLGNAFDEQDLRDFDRRVRQGLGVDDAIRYMCELKIDGLAVSLRYEGGMFVRGATRGDGRTGEDITQNLRTIRSLPVKLKQPLTIDIRGEAFMPRRAFERLNRERTEREEPLFANPRNAAAGSLRQLDPKIAASRSLDIFLYSMVGEDVLPVDTHSGALSMLDELGFKVNPERRICDGIDEVISFIEGWQERRSELAYDIDGIVVKVDRLAYQEELGFTAKTPRWAIAYKFPAEEAVTVLRDIEVTVGRTGAVTPTAILDPVSLAGTTVQRASLHNEDIIREKGIMIGDHVVVKKAGDIIPEVVAVKTDMRTGDEQPYHMPTHCPACASELVRLDEEVALRCINPQCSAQIREGIIHFVSRNAMNIDGVGEKVVIQLYEHELIRSVADLYYLNREVLLELDRMGEKSVDNMLKAIETSKNNSLERLLFGLGIRFVGEKAARLLAQQFGTMEKLQQATEEEIISIHEIGVKIAESVVKYFEKPEVTETINRLREAGVNMEYKGLRPEEVETDSPFSGKTVVLTGTLEQVTRKEAQQLIEVRGGKVSGSVSKKTDLVVAGEAAGSKLAKANELGIQVIDEATFLEWVND
- a CDS encoding cytosine permease; translated protein: MESKNNSIMNKTLYFSLFIPVIAVFLVDYYILKKSRYYAEEIISGERKVYWYQGGVNLFAYIAYLGGALFAYYFTYVQPLVENKQGNVIAKQVEYKDTGEAK
- a CDS encoding carbon-nitrogen hydrolase family protein, encoding MKIKVAAVQFEAGVGLKQENRLQMKQWINTIMAEHPDCSIIVFPELVVSGYDCGCHMAALAEEVEGESYRFFSEEARRYGVHIAYGNIERSGQEDRPYNTVWLIGSDGSLLHTYRKIHLTSLEEAYFTPGEALPQSLCQIQHGLCVG